One stretch of Comamonas testosteroni DNA includes these proteins:
- a CDS encoding efflux transporter outer membrane subunit yields the protein MNGRNPMRTAALTLIAAVLCGCSFAPTYDRPAAPIPGTWSAASSASTASVQSLHWKEFVIDERLRSRIETALAHNRDLRQTLLNVQTARAAYRVQRADQLPGLEAQAGGNRQRLPADLSGTGAARVQSNYQAGVGLMAFELDLFGRVRSLSEAALMEYLATEEAARSVQISLIAEVIQASLAQDSARQRHALALRTLQAREKEWQLMSERRKTGTASRLDEQEAQGQLELARAEVERFERELRQAANALDWLVGDGAVQAVVDLNAKPMVQEIGAGLPSELLVLRPDIRAAEYQLRSRNASIGAARAAFFPRISLTGSYGSASAELSDLFAGGQRSWSFMPQLSLPIFDGGRNRANLEVAQLRKDMAIASYERSIQTAFREVSDALASVETLRREELARQRLVQTSANTLKLAELRYRAGVDSHLRYLDAQRTDFAQQMALIEVSTQRQMALATLFKALGGGWGRAAG from the coding sequence ATGAACGGGCGAAACCCCATGCGTACCGCAGCGCTGACGCTGATTGCCGCAGTGCTCTGCGGCTGCTCTTTTGCACCGACCTATGACAGGCCTGCTGCGCCCATTCCCGGCACCTGGAGCGCGGCATCATCGGCCTCGACTGCATCGGTGCAGAGTTTGCACTGGAAGGAGTTCGTGATCGATGAGCGCCTGCGCTCGCGTATCGAAACGGCGCTGGCCCACAACCGCGATCTGCGTCAGACACTGCTCAATGTACAGACTGCTCGCGCGGCCTATCGCGTGCAGCGTGCGGACCAGTTGCCCGGTCTGGAGGCTCAGGCCGGGGGCAACCGCCAGCGCCTGCCTGCCGACCTGAGCGGCACAGGAGCGGCCAGGGTGCAGAGCAACTATCAGGCGGGTGTCGGGCTGATGGCTTTCGAGCTCGATCTCTTCGGCCGTGTGCGCTCGCTGTCCGAGGCCGCGCTCATGGAGTATCTGGCCACCGAAGAGGCCGCGCGCAGCGTGCAGATCAGTCTGATCGCAGAAGTGATCCAGGCCTCGCTGGCCCAGGATAGCGCGCGGCAGCGCCATGCCCTGGCGCTGCGCACCTTGCAGGCGCGCGAGAAGGAATGGCAGCTGATGAGCGAGCGCAGAAAGACCGGCACTGCAAGCCGTCTGGACGAGCAGGAGGCGCAAGGACAGCTTGAGCTGGCGCGCGCAGAAGTCGAGCGCTTCGAGCGCGAGCTGCGCCAGGCCGCAAACGCACTGGACTGGCTGGTGGGTGATGGCGCGGTGCAGGCTGTCGTGGATTTGAATGCCAAACCCATGGTGCAGGAGATCGGCGCCGGTCTGCCGTCCGAGCTGCTGGTGCTGCGTCCCGATATCCGAGCCGCCGAATATCAGCTGCGCTCACGCAATGCAAGCATTGGCGCGGCGCGGGCCGCGTTCTTTCCGCGTATCTCGCTCACGGGCTCCTATGGCTCGGCCAGTGCCGAGCTCTCCGATCTGTTTGCCGGCGGTCAGCGCTCCTGGTCCTTTATGCCGCAGCTGAGCCTGCCGATTTTTGATGGCGGCCGTAACCGCGCCAATCTGGAAGTCGCTCAGCTGCGCAAGGACATGGCGATCGCCAGCTACGAGCGCAGCATTCAGACGGCGTTTCGCGAAGTCAGTGATGCACTGGCCTCCGTGGAGACGCTGAGGCGCGAGGAGCTTGCCCGCCAGCGCCTGGTGCAGACCAGCGCGAATACGCTCAAGCTCGCCGAGCTGCGCTATCGCGCGGGGGTGGACAGTCATCTGCGCTATCTGGATGCGCAGCGCACCGATTTTGCGCAACAGATGGCTCTGATCGAGGTCAGCACGCAGCGGCAGATGGCTCTGGCCACGCTGTTCAAGGCCTTGGGTGGCGGCTGGGGTCGAGCAGCTGGTTGA
- a CDS encoding Bug family tripartite tricarboxylate transporter substrate binding protein, with product MAACALTAMTLAAGSAAAQPGEWPAKSIRMVVPFTPGGGTDTVTRQISERMATANRWVIVVDNKPGAGGNIGLDAVAKAPADGYTFGMGQTANLAINPSLLPSMPFNAKTDLLPVALVASQPVVLVVPTDSPWKSLQDLIAAAKAQPGAIKQGLASTGTVGHLAGEMLSFKAKIDVLNVPYKGAAPAVTDLLGKQTHYMFGTPQAVYPMIKGQRLRALAVTSAKRLAILPQVPTVAESGFPGFEAVDWKLIVAPRNTPAALAQKINAAVNTGLQDPAVLKQLQSEGSTPMGGSLQDAQAYLQKEQAGWAALIRDAKITLE from the coding sequence ATGGCAGCATGCGCGCTGACGGCCATGACGCTGGCCGCCGGCAGTGCTGCGGCCCAGCCCGGCGAATGGCCTGCCAAGTCGATACGCATGGTCGTGCCCTTCACGCCTGGCGGCGGCACCGACACGGTGACGCGCCAGATCAGCGAACGCATGGCGACCGCGAATCGCTGGGTCATCGTGGTGGACAACAAGCCTGGCGCAGGCGGCAATATCGGTCTCGATGCTGTCGCCAAGGCACCGGCCGACGGCTATACCTTCGGCATGGGGCAGACTGCCAATCTGGCCATCAATCCCTCGCTGCTGCCCAGCATGCCGTTCAACGCCAAGACCGATCTGCTTCCCGTGGCGCTGGTGGCTTCTCAGCCCGTGGTGCTGGTCGTGCCCACCGATTCGCCCTGGAAATCGCTGCAGGACCTGATCGCCGCAGCCAAGGCCCAGCCTGGAGCCATCAAGCAAGGTCTGGCTTCCACGGGCACCGTCGGGCATCTGGCAGGGGAAATGCTGTCCTTCAAGGCCAAGATCGATGTGCTCAACGTGCCTTACAAGGGCGCCGCGCCGGCCGTGACCGATCTGCTGGGCAAGCAGACCCACTATATGTTCGGCACGCCTCAGGCGGTCTACCCCATGATCAAGGGCCAGCGCCTGCGCGCACTGGCCGTGACTTCGGCCAAGCGTCTAGCCATCCTACCCCAGGTACCCACCGTGGCCGAGTCCGGCTTTCCCGGCTTTGAAGCCGTGGACTGGAAATTGATCGTGGCTCCCAGGAACACGCCTGCAGCGCTGGCGCAGAAGATCAACGCCGCAGTCAACACCGGTTTGCAGGACCCTGCAGTGCTCAAGCAGTTGCAGTCCGAAGGCAGCACACCCATGGGGGGCAGCCTTCAGGATGCCCAGGCCTATCTGCAAAAGGAGCAGGCAGGCTGGGCCGCGCTGATCCGCGACGCGAAGATCACTCTGGAATAG
- a CDS encoding VanZ family protein — translation MHPFLQPAGPVPLWKLLAAASLGWALFMLWGCLNETGSSGGLILRLFPFLRGFEHADKLVHAGLHTVLAGLLCCAGLARAHATGLRWSAGQALAVVLICAGYGGMIELLQAGFSTTRSAEWLDALANAAGASLAVLFIQGLCCMKQK, via the coding sequence ATGCATCCATTCCTGCAACCGGCTGGCCCCGTGCCTCTGTGGAAGCTGCTGGCGGCAGCCAGCCTGGGCTGGGCCCTGTTCATGCTCTGGGGCTGCCTCAATGAGACAGGCAGCAGCGGTGGGCTGATTCTCAGGCTGTTCCCGTTTCTGCGTGGCTTCGAGCACGCGGACAAGCTGGTGCATGCCGGCCTGCATACGGTGCTGGCGGGTTTGCTCTGCTGCGCGGGGCTGGCGCGTGCGCATGCTACGGGCTTGCGCTGGAGCGCCGGGCAAGCACTGGCCGTGGTGCTGATCTGTGCCGGCTATGGCGGCATGATCGAGTTGCTGCAGGCCGGCTTCTCCACCACGCGGTCAGCCGAGTGGCTTGATGCGCTGGCCAATGCCGCAGGCGCGAGCCTGGCCGTGCTGTTCATTCAGGGGCTGTGCTGCATGAAGCAAAAATAG
- a CDS encoding SPFH domain-containing protein has protein sequence MDYAVPLAIAIIAVIFIVRSIKVVPQQHAWVKERLGKYAGTLTPGLNFLIPFVDRIAYKHSLKEIPLDVPSQVCITRDNTQLTVDGILYFQVTDPMRASYGSSNYIMAVTQLAQTSLRSVIGKLELDKTFEERDMINAQVVNAIDEAALNWGVKVLRYEIKDLTPPAEILRAMQAQITAEREKRALIAASEGRRQEQINIATGEREAFIARSEGEKQAAINKAQGEAAAITTVAEATGQALERVATAIRQPGGEQAVQLKVAESAVEAYSKVAADSNTTLVIPANMTEVSGLIASAMKMVQVGKSA, from the coding sequence ATGGATTACGCAGTCCCTCTCGCCATCGCCATCATTGCCGTCATCTTCATCGTCCGCTCGATCAAGGTGGTTCCCCAGCAGCATGCATGGGTCAAGGAGCGCCTGGGCAAATACGCAGGCACGCTCACACCCGGCCTGAACTTTCTGATCCCGTTCGTGGATCGCATCGCCTACAAGCACAGCCTCAAGGAAATTCCCCTGGACGTACCCAGCCAGGTCTGCATCACGCGCGACAACACGCAGCTGACCGTGGACGGCATTCTCTACTTCCAGGTTACCGACCCCATGCGCGCCAGCTATGGTTCGTCCAACTACATCATGGCCGTCACCCAGCTCGCCCAGACCTCGCTGCGCAGCGTGATCGGCAAGCTGGAACTGGACAAGACCTTTGAAGAGCGCGACATGATCAATGCCCAGGTCGTCAATGCCATCGACGAGGCTGCGCTGAACTGGGGCGTGAAGGTGCTGCGCTACGAAATCAAGGACCTGACACCGCCCGCTGAAATTCTGCGTGCCATGCAGGCCCAGATCACGGCCGAACGCGAAAAGCGTGCCTTGATCGCCGCCTCCGAAGGTCGCCGCCAGGAACAGATCAACATCGCCACCGGCGAGCGCGAAGCTTTCATCGCCCGCTCCGAAGGCGAGAAGCAAGCGGCCATCAACAAGGCGCAGGGTGAAGCTGCCGCCATCACCACCGTGGCCGAAGCGACCGGACAGGCGCTGGAGCGAGTGGCCACGGCCATTCGCCAGCCCGGTGGCGAGCAGGCCGTTCAGCTCAAGGTGGCTGAGAGCGCCGTGGAGGCCTACAGCAAGGTGGCTGCGGACTCCAACACCACCCTGGTCATTCCTGCGAACATGACCGAGGTCTCCGGCCTGATTGCCTCTGCCATGAAGATGGTTCAGGTGGGCAAGAGCGCCTGA
- a CDS encoding NfeD family protein: MDHSTAWWLLVGLLVIAELLTGTFYLLMLALGAIAGALCAHFGLGTSNQIVAAALLGSGAVLVCYLLRKRSPRRLPSSSNRDVNMDVGETVVVEQWNADGTAQVRYRGATWTVMGRQGALPIPGPHRVAEVIGNRLLVDKI, from the coding sequence ATGGATCACTCCACCGCGTGGTGGTTGCTTGTCGGTTTGCTAGTCATTGCGGAGCTGTTGACCGGTACTTTCTATCTCCTCATGCTGGCTCTTGGTGCCATTGCCGGTGCGCTTTGCGCTCACTTCGGCCTGGGCACCAGCAACCAGATCGTCGCCGCGGCCCTGCTGGGCTCGGGCGCCGTCCTCGTCTGCTATCTGCTGCGCAAGCGCAGCCCGCGCAGACTGCCCTCCTCCAGCAATCGCGATGTCAACATGGATGTGGGCGAAACCGTGGTCGTGGAGCAGTGGAATGCCGACGGCACGGCCCAGGTCCGCTATCGCGGCGCCACCTGGACCGTCATGGGACGTCAGGGCGCCCTGCCCATCCCGGGCCCGCATCGCGTGGCCGAAGTCATTGGCAACCGCCTTCTGGTTGACAAGATCTGA
- a CDS encoding CaiB/BaiF CoA transferase family protein, with protein MYSSTESASTSAAPLPYAGIRVVEFTHMVMGPSCGLMLADLGAEVIKVEPVGHGRNGDATRKLLGSGSGFFPLFNRNKKSLTLDLQTPEGKEAALRLIATADVVTENFKPGTMTKLGLDYESLKQQFPRLIYVSHKGFLPGPYEHRTALDEVVQMMGGLAYMTGRPGDPLRAGTSVNDIMGGMFGAMGAMAALAQREKTGKGQEVQSALFENNVFLIAQHMMQYAVTGKPAAPMPARISAWAIYDVFEVQGGEQIFLAVVSDGAWREFCDAFGLEQLRDDPRLGSNNDRVQARSWLMPLLRETMAGYSAAHIASVFEAKGLPFAPIARPHDLLEDPHLNATGALAPITLPDGRDSKTVLLPLTLDGKHLQVRLSPPRLGEHSLEILTALGYSQAQAQALAQGQPD; from the coding sequence ATGTACTCCTCAACCGAATCCGCCAGCACCAGCGCTGCTCCCCTGCCCTATGCAGGCATCCGCGTGGTGGAATTCACCCATATGGTCATGGGCCCCAGCTGCGGCCTGATGCTGGCCGACCTGGGCGCCGAAGTCATCAAGGTCGAGCCCGTAGGTCACGGCCGCAACGGCGATGCCACGCGCAAGCTGCTGGGCTCGGGCTCGGGCTTTTTCCCGCTGTTCAACCGCAACAAGAAAAGCCTGACGCTGGATCTGCAGACCCCCGAGGGCAAGGAGGCCGCGCTGCGGCTGATCGCCACAGCCGATGTGGTGACCGAGAACTTCAAGCCCGGCACCATGACCAAGCTGGGCCTGGACTATGAAAGCCTCAAGCAGCAGTTTCCACGCCTCATCTATGTGAGCCACAAGGGCTTTCTGCCCGGCCCCTACGAACACCGCACGGCCCTGGACGAGGTGGTGCAGATGATGGGGGGCCTGGCCTATATGACGGGCCGCCCTGGCGACCCGCTGCGCGCGGGCACCAGCGTCAACGACATCATGGGCGGCATGTTCGGCGCCATGGGAGCCATGGCAGCCCTGGCCCAGCGCGAGAAGACGGGCAAGGGCCAGGAAGTGCAAAGCGCACTGTTCGAGAACAATGTGTTTCTGATCGCCCAGCACATGATGCAGTACGCGGTGACTGGCAAGCCCGCAGCCCCCATGCCCGCACGCATTTCGGCCTGGGCGATCTACGACGTGTTCGAAGTCCAGGGCGGCGAGCAGATCTTTCTGGCCGTGGTCAGCGACGGCGCCTGGCGCGAGTTCTGCGATGCCTTTGGCCTGGAGCAATTGCGTGACGATCCGCGCCTTGGCAGCAACAACGATCGAGTGCAGGCCCGCAGCTGGCTGATGCCGCTGCTGCGCGAAACCATGGCCGGCTACAGCGCCGCGCATATCGCCAGCGTCTTCGAGGCAAAGGGCCTGCCGTTTGCGCCCATCGCCCGCCCGCACGATCTGCTCGAGGACCCTCACCTCAACGCCACCGGTGCGCTGGCCCCCATCACCCTGCCGGACGGCCGCGACAGCAAGACCGTGCTGCTGCCGCTGACCCTGGACGGCAAGCATCTGCAGGTGCGCCTCTCGCCGCCCAGACTCGGCGAGCACAGCCTGGAGATTCTGACGGCGCTGGGCTATAGCCAGGCCCAGGCCCAGGCGCTGGCACAGGGCCAGCCCGACTGA
- a CDS encoding arginine/lysine/ornithine decarboxylase: MKFRFPIVIIDEDYRSENTSGLGIRALAQAIEEEGFEVLGVTSYGDLSQFAQQQSRASAFILSIDDEEFQLGGDKDPIIHSLRDFIGEVRRKNEEVPIYIYGETKTSRHLPNDILRELHGFIHMFEDTPEFVAKHIIREAKSYLESVQPPFFKALLDYAEDGSYSWHCPGHSGGVAFLKSPVGQMYHQFYGENMLRADVCNAVEELGQLLDHNGAIGESERNAARIFNADHCYFVTNGTSTSNKIVWHHTVAPGDVVVVDRNCHKSILHSIIMTGAIPVFLKPTRNHFGIIGPIPQSEFSVESIQAKIAANPLLKGVDAKAVKPRVLTLTQSTYDGVLYNTETIKGMLDGYVANLHFDEAWLPHAAFHPFYGSYHAMGKKRKRPMHSVVYATQSIHKLLAGISQASHVLVQDSQTEKLDHPLFNEAYLMHTSTSPQYSIIASCDVAAAMMEPPGGTALVEESIVEALDFRRAMRKVEDEFGDDDWWFEVWGPEALAEEGVGTAQDWIIRGTDASTKTRSKKNGKEFDNWHGFGDLADGFNMLDPIKSTIVTPGLDLDGDFADTGIPASIVTKYLAEHGVVVEKTGLYSFFIMFTIGITKGRWNTMLTALQQFKDDYDRNQPLARILPEFCQQHRRYERMGLKDLCQHVHELYAKYDIARLTTEMYLSDLKPAMKPSDAYAHIAQRKTERVEIDHLVGRTTVGLVTPYPPGIPLLIPGEVFNKKIVDYLVFAREFAKECPGFETDIHGLVELEDENGEIRYYADCVAGEGVKPVAVKKTAAVKKPAAKKTAAKKTAAAPVATTVAKTPAKKAATKPATKAAAKSTAKPAVKVAAQTARKAA, translated from the coding sequence ATGAAGTTTCGCTTTCCCATCGTCATCATCGACGAGGACTATCGTTCCGAGAACACCTCGGGACTGGGTATCCGCGCCCTGGCTCAAGCCATTGAAGAAGAGGGCTTTGAAGTCCTGGGCGTGACCAGCTATGGCGATCTGTCGCAGTTCGCCCAGCAGCAAAGCCGGGCCAGCGCCTTTATTTTGTCGATCGACGACGAGGAATTCCAGCTCGGCGGCGACAAGGACCCCATCATTCACAGCCTGCGCGACTTCATCGGTGAAGTGCGCCGCAAGAATGAGGAGGTGCCCATCTATATCTACGGCGAGACCAAGACCAGCCGTCACCTGCCCAACGACATTCTGCGTGAGCTGCATGGCTTCATTCACATGTTCGAGGACACGCCCGAGTTCGTGGCCAAGCACATCATCCGCGAAGCCAAGAGCTATCTGGAGAGCGTGCAGCCCCCGTTCTTCAAGGCGCTGCTGGACTACGCCGAAGACGGCTCCTACAGCTGGCACTGCCCCGGTCACTCGGGCGGCGTGGCCTTTTTGAAGAGCCCCGTGGGCCAGATGTATCACCAGTTCTACGGTGAGAACATGCTGCGCGCAGACGTCTGCAATGCCGTGGAGGAGCTGGGCCAGCTGCTGGACCACAACGGCGCCATCGGCGAGTCCGAGCGCAATGCCGCGCGCATCTTCAATGCCGACCACTGCTACTTTGTGACCAATGGCACATCGACCTCCAACAAGATCGTCTGGCACCACACCGTGGCACCTGGCGATGTGGTGGTGGTGGACCGCAACTGCCACAAGTCTATCCTGCACTCCATCATCATGACGGGTGCGATTCCGGTGTTCCTCAAGCCCACGCGCAATCACTTCGGCATCATCGGCCCGATTCCGCAAAGCGAATTCAGCGTGGAGTCCATACAGGCCAAGATCGCCGCCAACCCCCTGCTCAAGGGCGTGGATGCCAAGGCCGTCAAGCCCCGCGTGCTGACGCTGACGCAGTCCACCTACGACGGCGTGCTCTACAACACAGAAACCATCAAGGGCATGCTGGACGGCTATGTGGCCAATCTGCACTTCGATGAAGCCTGGCTGCCCCACGCTGCCTTCCATCCCTTCTATGGCAGCTACCACGCCATGGGCAAGAAGCGCAAGCGCCCGATGCACTCGGTGGTCTATGCCACCCAGTCCATCCACAAGCTGCTGGCCGGCATCAGCCAGGCTTCGCATGTGCTGGTGCAGGACAGCCAGACCGAGAAGCTGGATCACCCGCTGTTCAACGAGGCGTATCTGATGCACACCTCGACCAGCCCCCAGTACAGCATCATCGCCAGCTGCGACGTGGCTGCTGCCATGATGGAGCCGCCCGGCGGCACGGCGCTGGTGGAGGAGTCGATTGTCGAGGCGCTGGACTTCCGCCGTGCCATGCGCAAGGTGGAAGACGAGTTCGGCGACGACGACTGGTGGTTCGAGGTCTGGGGCCCTGAAGCCCTGGCCGAGGAAGGCGTGGGCACGGCCCAGGACTGGATCATCCGCGGTACGGACGCATCGACCAAGACCCGCTCCAAGAAGAACGGCAAGGAGTTCGACAACTGGCACGGCTTTGGCGATCTGGCCGACGGCTTCAACATGCTGGACCCCATCAAGTCCACCATCGTCACGCCCGGCCTGGACCTGGATGGCGACTTTGCCGACACCGGCATTCCCGCGTCCATCGTCACCAAGTACCTGGCCGAGCATGGCGTGGTGGTCGAGAAGACCGGCCTGTATTCCTTCTTCATCATGTTCACCATCGGCATCACCAAGGGCCGCTGGAACACCATGCTGACGGCGCTGCAGCAGTTCAAGGACGACTACGACCGCAACCAGCCGCTGGCGCGCATCCTGCCCGAGTTCTGCCAGCAGCACCGCCGCTACGAGCGCATGGGCCTCAAGGACCTGTGCCAGCACGTGCACGAGCTGTATGCTAAGTACGATATTGCGCGCCTGACGACCGAGATGTATCTGTCGGATCTCAAGCCTGCGATGAAGCCCTCGGATGCCTATGCGCATATCGCGCAGCGCAAGACCGAGCGTGTGGAAATCGACCATCTGGTCGGCCGCACCACCGTGGGCCTGGTCACGCCTTACCCACCCGGAATTCCGCTGCTGATCCCCGGTGAAGTCTTCAACAAGAAGATCGTGGACTACCTGGTGTTTGCGCGTGAATTCGCCAAGGAATGCCCGGGCTTCGAGACCGATATCCACGGCCTGGTGGAGCTGGAAGACGAAAACGGCGAAATCCGCTACTACGCGGACTGCGTGGCCGGGGAAGGCGTCAAGCCTGTGGCAGTGAAAAAGACTGCTGCGGTGAAGAAGCCCGCTGCAAAGAAGACGGCAGCCAAGAAGACGGCTGCGGCGCCCGTAGCCACGACCGTTGCCAAGACGCCTGCCAAAAAGGCGGCAACAAAGCCGGCAACAAAGGCAGCGGCCAAGTCCACCGCAAAGCCGGCAGTGAAGGTCGCGGCCCAAACTGCACGGAAGGCTGCATAA